ACAGCGCCTCGCGCGGCAGCGGCTTGGGCAGCAGTGCGTTGGCGGCGATCAGCGCGGCCACGCAGGAGGCGGCCGAGCCGCCCATGCCCGAGCCGAGCGCGATGCCCTTGTGCAGCACCAGCTCGAAGCCGTGGCGCAGGCCCAGCGCCTTGCGCAGCGAGAGCAGCGCGGTGCCGGCGGTGTTGGCCCGCGGGTCGGTGGGCAGTTCGGTGACGCAGCCCGAGATCGACGCGATGCGCACCACCGGCTCGCCGATGCGGCGCACCTCGGCGCGGTCGCCGGCGCCGGCCACACTGTGGCCGAGCAGGTCGAAGCCGACGCCGACATTGCCTACGCTGGCCGGCGCGAACGCGCAGGCGGCTTGTGGAGGATGAGCGCGGCGCGGTGCAGCCATGACGGGTTCCAGTAGCGGGGTGTTCATGCGCGTGCCTCCAGCGACTCGGCGATGCGCAGCAGGTCGGTGAACACGCCGGCGGCGGTCACTTCGGGGCCGGCGCCGGGGCCTTGCACGATCAGCGGATTATCGCAGTAGCGGCGGGTGCTGAACTGCACGATGTTGTCGGTCAGCCGGGTGTGCGCGAACGCATGGGAGGCGGGCAGCACCTGCAGCCGCACGCTGGCGCGGCCGTGCCGGTCCAGCTGCGCCACGTGGCGCAGCACGCCGCCTTCGGCGCGCGCCTCGGCCAGTTTCGCCGCCATCGGCGCGTCGAGTGCGTCGAGCCGCTGCATGAAGTCGTCCAGCGGCAACGCGGCCAGCGCGGGCGGCACCAGGCTTTCCAGGTCGACCTCCGCCAGCGACAGCGGCCAGCCCGCTTCGCGTGCCAGGATCACCAGCTTGCGCGCCACGTCCAGCCCGGACAGGTCGTCGCGCGGATCGGGCTCGGTGTAGCCCAGCGCGTGCGCCTCGCGCACCAGCGCGGAGAACGGCTGGCGGCCGTCGTGGCGGTTGCACAACCAGGCCAGCGTGCCGGAGAACATGCCGTGCACCGCGAACAGTTCGTCGCCGGTGTCGAGCAGGTCGCGCAGCGTCTGCACCACCGGCAGGCCGGCGCACACGGTGGCTTCGTAGCGGAAGCGCGCGCCGCCGGCGCAGGCCGCGCGGATCGCCTGCCAGCGCGGCAGCGGGCCGCTGCCGGCCAGCTTGTTCGGCGTCACCACGTGCAGCCCGGCGGCGAGCCAGCGCGGGTAGTGCGCGGCCACCGCGTCGCTGGCGCTGCAGTCGATCAGCAGCGCGTGGCGGCCGTCGCTGCCGCGCACGTGGTCGGCGAACGCGTCCAGGTCGTTCGGCCGCCAGGTCTGCGCGCCGCCGTGGCGGGCGTTGAGCTCGGCGTCGTCGCAGTCCAGCCACATGCGTTTGCTGGCCACCACACCGCAGAGTTTCAGTTCCAGCGCGCCGTCGCGAGCCAGCCGTGGTTGCGCGGCACGCAGCTGTTCCAGCAAGGCGCTGCCGACGCGGCCGGGGCCGATCACGCCGACCGCCAGCACGCGTCGCCGGGTCGTGCCGGTGCGGGCCAGCGACAACGGCGGCGGCAGGGAGTGCTGGACTTGCTCGGGTGCACAGGTGATCACGGTGGCCTCTCCGGTGGAGGCCCGTTCTCGCTGGCGTGTCGGCATGGGCCGGCCCGCCTCTTCGAGGGCGGGCCGTTGCGTGGGAAAACTCAGCTACGCACGACGCTCCGCCCGGGACCCGTGGTACCGGTGGTAATCGTGGTGGTAATGACGGCGATGGCGCCGGCGTGCATGGCCATGCGCCCGCTGCGAAGCGGGACAGGATGCATGCGTGCTGGCGCGGAAAGCGGCGACATAGAGTCGACCTTAAAGCCTATGCTGCACTGCGGTCAACAGGTGCATTTGCAACTTTCGTGCAGCGCCACACCTGCGGCAGGTTGTCGCGGCAAGCCGGTTGCCGTCGGCCGACGCTGCTCGCGAGGCCTACAATTCGCCGGATGAATAGGTTCGTTTCACTGTGCCGGCGGCTGCGTAGGCAGGCGCCGCGTGCGGCTTTTGCGCTGTTTGTGCTCGGCATGGGCAGCGCGGCGATGGCCGCCACACCGCCGCAGGCCGGCGCCGCCCCGGGCGTACCCGACACCATGCAGCAGCGCGTGGCGGCATGCACCAGCTGCCACGGCGTGCACGGCGAGGGTTCGGCGGACAACGTGGCGATCCCGCGCCTGGCCGGCAAGCCGGCCGGCTACCTGGTGCAGCAGCTCGAATACTTCCAGACCGGCCAGCGCCGGCACGCGCCGATGGAATACGTGGTGCGCCAGCTCAGCCCGGCGTACCTGCGCGATATCGCCGCCTACTTCGCGCAGCAGGACGTGCCCTACCGCAGGCAGCCGGTGCCGGCGGTGTCGGCAGAGATCCTGCGGCGCGGCGAGCAGCTGGTGCTGCGCGGCGACTCCACCCGCGGCGTGCCGTCGTGCGTCAGCTGCCACGGCGCCAAGCTCACCGGCGTGGAACCGATGATGCCCGGCCTGATGGGCCTGTCCTACGACTACCTCAACACCCAGCTGGTGTCGTGGCGCACGCGCCAGCGCGCGGCCGAAGGGCCGTACTGCATGGGCGTGGTCGCCAACCGCATGCGCGAATCGGACATCGCCGCGGTATCCGTGTGGCTGGCCGGCCAGGAACCGCCGGCCGACCTGCACCCGGTGCCGGCCAGCGCGCACACCGAACCGTTGCCGGGCTGGTGCGTGATGGGCAAGAGCGGAGCAGGTCAATGACGTGGTGGCGACGCGGAAGATGGGTGCTGGCGCTGCTGGTGGTGGTCGGGGTGGGCTGGCTGTACTTCGGCCACGCCGGCCAGTCGGCGTCGTCGCCGGCGCAGCGCGAGGCGGATGCCGCGGCGTTGCGCGACCCCGCGCTGATCGCGCGCGGCGAATACT
This genomic stretch from Rhodanobacter thiooxydans harbors:
- a CDS encoding homoserine dehydrogenase, yielding MITCAPEQVQHSLPPPLSLARTGTTRRRVLAVGVIGPGRVGSALLEQLRAAQPRLARDGALELKLCGVVASKRMWLDCDDAELNARHGGAQTWRPNDLDAFADHVRGSDGRHALLIDCSASDAVAAHYPRWLAAGLHVVTPNKLAGSGPLPRWQAIRAACAGGARFRYEATVCAGLPVVQTLRDLLDTGDELFAVHGMFSGTLAWLCNRHDGRQPFSALVREAHALGYTEPDPRDDLSGLDVARKLVILAREAGWPLSLAEVDLESLVPPALAALPLDDFMQRLDALDAPMAAKLAEARAEGGVLRHVAQLDRHGRASVRLQVLPASHAFAHTRLTDNIVQFSTRRYCDNPLIVQGPGAGPEVTAAGVFTDLLRIAESLEARA
- a CDS encoding c-type cytochrome — encoded protein: MNRFVSLCRRLRRQAPRAAFALFVLGMGSAAMAATPPQAGAAPGVPDTMQQRVAACTSCHGVHGEGSADNVAIPRLAGKPAGYLVQQLEYFQTGQRRHAPMEYVVRQLSPAYLRDIAAYFAQQDVPYRRQPVPAVSAEILRRGEQLVLRGDSTRGVPSCVSCHGAKLTGVEPMMPGLMGLSYDYLNTQLVSWRTRQRAAEGPYCMGVVANRMRESDIAAVSVWLAGQEPPADLHPVPASAHTEPLPGWCVMGKSGAGQ